A region from the Bacillus thuringiensis genome encodes:
- a CDS encoding AAA family ATPase produces the protein MEGQVRVVAFYATNENVGKSTLSIAMANELAHLGKKVLYVEADQVRPSFAVGTGLSHESKNILELVRKENEYNLSQYICTKQDLLEKKGNPRLMQKLHDKMDFLVFPSGYSVVQFPEIQNKELFVTTFIESLADTEYDYIILSVPTELSEVLSYPILYQSDLVVHVLNGNPRGAIAIKRELQLIEEAKLTMPRMIHILNMGDEDYVEDIEKLSSRKIEVTIPFDRDRTSYEWGMQFGSPQINTKVHHIMEAAGLDIPTQHTSSMKKGLFGLRN, from the coding sequence ATGGAGGGGCAAGTAAGGGTAGTTGCCTTTTATGCGACAAACGAAAACGTAGGAAAAAGTACGTTAAGTATTGCAATGGCAAATGAGTTAGCACATTTAGGGAAAAAAGTACTTTATGTAGAAGCAGACCAAGTAAGGCCAAGTTTTGCAGTTGGAACCGGTCTTAGTCATGAGAGTAAAAACATCTTAGAGCTTGTTAGAAAAGAAAATGAATACAATCTCTCGCAGTATATTTGTACCAAGCAAGATTTGTTAGAGAAAAAAGGGAATCCAAGGTTGATGCAAAAATTGCACGATAAGATGGATTTTCTGGTATTTCCATCAGGTTATAGCGTAGTTCAATTCCCAGAGATTCAAAACAAAGAACTGTTTGTAACGACATTTATAGAATCGCTTGCAGATACAGAATACGATTATATCATTCTATCGGTACCAACTGAATTATCCGAGGTGCTGAGTTATCCAATCCTATATCAATCAGACCTTGTTGTTCATGTGTTAAATGGCAACCCTCGTGGTGCAATAGCAATTAAGAGAGAATTACAACTAATAGAAGAAGCAAAGCTAACAATGCCTCGTATGATTCATATTTTAAATATGGGAGATGAGGATTATGTAGAAGATATTGAAAAGCTTTCTTCCCGAAAAATTGAGGTGACAATTCCGTTTGACAGAGATCGTACGAGTTACGAATGGGGGATGCAATTTGGTTCCCCACAAATTAATACAAAGGTCCATCACATTATGGAAGCAGCTGGTCTTGATATCCCAACCCAGCATACATCCTCTATGAAAAAGGGTCTCTTTGGTTTAAGAAATTAA
- a CDS encoding WxL domain-containing protein has translation MKFCKVMIPTLATIALSISVIGTPASAATTAETKLNQSITGGEHIIAVTPISNFNSVTLSGETQVTNANPGVLTVTDATGSGNGWRINVKADQFKVSGDAKSNRTLPKGSLVLNSGGAAITKIGGTSSPNPEFKTTNFIIDTDNQVTILSAKKDEGMGKYNVSFNDKSKVLTLNPHSTYVEIKAGATSYESKLTYSIIIGP, from the coding sequence ATGAAATTTTGTAAAGTAATGATTCCTACATTGGCAACAATTGCACTAAGTATATCAGTAATAGGTACACCTGCAAGCGCAGCAACAACAGCTGAGACAAAACTAAATCAAAGTATAACGGGTGGTGAGCATATTATTGCGGTTACACCAATTAGTAACTTTAACTCCGTAACGCTAAGTGGAGAAACCCAAGTGACAAATGCCAATCCTGGAGTACTTACAGTGACAGATGCGACGGGTTCAGGAAATGGTTGGAGAATCAACGTAAAAGCAGATCAATTTAAAGTAAGTGGAGATGCAAAGTCAAATCGGACACTTCCAAAGGGTTCTTTAGTTTTAAATAGTGGTGGTGCTGCTATTACGAAAATTGGTGGGACAAGCTCACCTAATCCGGAGTTTAAAACAACTAACTTTATAATAGATACAGATAATCAGGTTACAATTTTAAGTGCGAAAAAAGATGAGGGTATGGGAAAGTATAACGTGAGTTTTAATGATAAGTCTAAGGTGTTAACTCTAAATCCACATAGTACATATGTAGAGATTAAGGCTGGTGCTACCTCATATGAGTCGAAACTTACCTATTCCATTATAATAGGCCCCTGA
- a CDS encoding S-layer homology domain-containing protein: protein MKKLIYLEELTMANKLLKTATALTIMGTSLLGAGAFTAKADNTDSLKFNDVPANHWSTKAIYDLANRKVVAGYGNNVFGFGDNVTRGQVARMIYAYVKPADADASFKNPFNDIKGHMFEKEILALAKAGLVSGYGEGKYGPDDVLTREQMAQVLTNAFKFKATKTTSFTDVDKNSWAYNAINALEENSVTIGTGGKMYSPYAHVTREQYSQFLYNSINAVEKETKPEVKPDPKPETKPEEKPEVKPDPKPETKPEVKPDPKPETKPDILDEKLISNEFTFNKEWYESSKVVNNSSSIQAQSLINEVNKKYNTNLKYAEVGGVVRLVDNGMYLPEGSLKAQFYIVPINEDSFKIIFLDNNDATVALAMKWPTLLKSDLNLDEEIQETVESHVVNTYEKGKYKVRIGNSTADHMMYVQVESK, encoded by the coding sequence ATGAAAAAACTAATATATTTGGAGGAACTAACAATGGCAAACAAACTTTTAAAAACAGCAACAGCATTAACAATTATGGGTACATCATTACTAGGAGCAGGAGCTTTTACTGCTAAGGCTGATAACACAGACTCATTAAAATTCAATGATGTTCCAGCAAATCATTGGTCTACAAAAGCAATCTATGATCTAGCAAACCGTAAAGTAGTAGCAGGATACGGAAATAATGTTTTTGGATTTGGTGACAATGTAACTCGTGGACAAGTCGCTCGCATGATTTATGCATATGTAAAACCAGCAGATGCAGATGCTAGCTTCAAAAATCCATTCAACGATATTAAAGGACATATGTTTGAGAAGGAAATCTTAGCACTTGCTAAAGCTGGTCTAGTAAGTGGGTATGGTGAAGGGAAATATGGTCCAGATGATGTCTTAACTCGTGAACAAATGGCGCAAGTACTTACAAATGCTTTTAAATTTAAAGCTACTAAAACAACATCATTCACTGACGTGGATAAAAACTCGTGGGCATATAATGCAATTAATGCATTAGAAGAAAATAGCGTTACAATTGGTACAGGCGGTAAGATGTATTCACCCTATGCACATGTAACTCGTGAACAATATAGCCAGTTCTTATATAACTCTATTAATGCAGTAGAAAAAGAGACTAAGCCAGAAGTAAAGCCAGATCCAAAGCCTGAAACAAAACCAGAAGAAAAACCAGAGGTGAAGCCAGATCCAAAACCTGAAACGAAACCAGAAGTAAAGCCAGACCCAAAACCTGAAACGAAACCAGACATTTTAGATGAAAAACTAATATCAAATGAGTTCACTTTTAATAAAGAATGGTATGAATCTTCAAAGGTAGTTAATAACTCAAGCTCCATTCAAGCGCAATCTTTAATTAATGAAGTAAATAAAAAGTATAATACTAATTTAAAATACGCGGAAGTTGGTGGGGTTGTAAGATTGGTGGATAATGGAATGTACTTGCCAGAAGGTTCATTAAAAGCTCAATTTTATATTGTTCCAATAAATGAAGATAGTTTTAAAATTATTTTCTTAGATAATAATGATGCGACAGTAGCTTTGGCAATGAAATGGCCGACTCTATTAAAATCAGATCTAAATTTAGATGAAGAAATTCAAGAAACAGTCGAATCTCATGTAGTAAATACTTATGAAAAAGGAAAATATAAAGTTCGTATTGGAAACTCAACAGCTGATCACATGATGTATGTTCAAGTTGAGAGTAAGTAG
- a CDS encoding DUF4320 family protein, translating into MQNTVTTALFLTLSLLLITLIPEGVLYGMQLVKAHDFASSTVELAEQTGGFQYTYEGKNVNLIPDIEKKMKEQNMDGWKYEYTKGRVDHNQPLNFKIKAEHHFFIFKMIGIDSVKAPIWANKDGMGQIYFR; encoded by the coding sequence ATGCAAAATACAGTAACAACAGCGCTTTTTCTAACGCTTTCTTTATTATTGATAACTCTTATACCAGAAGGTGTACTGTATGGAATGCAGTTAGTAAAGGCACATGATTTTGCTTCTAGTACAGTAGAGTTAGCAGAACAAACAGGTGGTTTTCAGTACACATATGAAGGGAAAAACGTAAATCTAATTCCTGATATAGAGAAGAAAATGAAAGAGCAGAATATGGATGGATGGAAATATGAATATACTAAAGGGCGCGTAGATCATAATCAGCCATTAAATTTTAAGATAAAAGCTGAACATCACTTCTTTATTTTTAAAATGATAGGGATTGATAGTGTGAAAGCGCCGATATGGGCTAACAAAGATGGAATGGGACAAATCTATTTCCGTTGA
- a CDS encoding type II secretion system F family protein — MYSLLAYGCMFLIFISVVLLVLLFAKSKGSALSQFVQENEKEERRLELRNIKGMRMYLPQSVIQEAQKYEWKLTKSMYWVYTILSGMSIAALFYFSFGRDPFTLISVLCGFLVPRFLLYRRKKHYYLVVIDRLAIYMKAVANALQISNNAKRVLLQVKPMMHESIQDEIEKVSLLLEGGTTMHRAFRGFNETFNFRELVFFHEMLEVSSQEGGANSVQVLLDIAEDFEKQKLYLARLRSSLSQAQRAFVQNCLIVIAMPIVIMMMSKEAYGFLAGSMMGKIALAVNMFIVFFLATRVEKIANYNPTERGE, encoded by the coding sequence ATGTATAGTTTGTTGGCTTATGGATGCATGTTCTTAATCTTTATTAGTGTAGTATTGCTCGTTTTACTTTTTGCAAAATCAAAGGGTTCTGCTCTTTCTCAATTTGTACAAGAAAATGAGAAAGAAGAAAGGCGCTTGGAATTAAGGAATATCAAAGGGATGCGGATGTATCTTCCACAATCCGTTATCCAGGAAGCTCAAAAGTACGAGTGGAAATTGACGAAAAGCATGTACTGGGTATATACGATTCTGTCCGGAATGAGTATTGCAGCATTATTCTACTTCTCTTTTGGAAGAGATCCTTTTACACTGATTTCTGTTTTATGTGGATTTTTAGTTCCGAGATTTCTTCTCTATCGAAGAAAAAAACATTACTACTTGGTTGTCATTGACCGTCTTGCTATCTATATGAAGGCCGTAGCGAATGCACTTCAAATAAGTAATAACGCAAAACGTGTGTTACTTCAGGTGAAACCGATGATGCATGAAAGTATTCAAGACGAAATAGAAAAAGTTTCTCTTTTATTAGAAGGTGGAACAACGATGCACCGTGCATTTAGAGGGTTTAATGAAACTTTTAACTTTAGAGAATTGGTTTTCTTCCATGAAATGTTGGAAGTATCTAGTCAAGAAGGTGGAGCAAATTCGGTGCAAGTCTTACTAGATATTGCAGAAGATTTCGAAAAACAAAAGCTATACCTAGCAAGATTGCGTTCTAGCTTGTCGCAAGCGCAACGCGCCTTTGTACAGAACTGCTTAATAGTCATCGCCATGCCGATTGTTATTATGATGATGTCAAAAGAAGCATATGGATTTTTAGCAGGTTCTATGATGGGGAAAATCGCATTAGCAGTAAATATGTTTATTGTATTTTTCCTGGCAACTCGTGTAGAAAAGATTGCAAATTATAATCCGACAGAAAGGGGGGAATAA
- the cpaB gene encoding Flp pilus assembly protein CpaB has product MKPSKFQKKKIIAVGLATATVAGIYGYNHFAVENAVKPTKIVVAAKDIPAHTEIKEDMLVERTLPGDAIPPNVLRVNKKDVVGKWTNDGQPITENSYLFKNKVVKKEELPDSAILNLKDGEVAFPLLVDLETSSGNSIIPNTYVDLYFKQVVKEGDNEKVVFGGLFQRVRVTAAKDSNTEDAFVLEKKESKEEQEGKQKPKVTRLYTLAVSPEQLQYLNRAKTLGDVIPVAVGQKIEQTGKEIQPAEGFSQISDQKNILDYVEKHSTNPISKNVKEYVAQYLNESK; this is encoded by the coding sequence TTGAAGCCATCTAAGTTTCAAAAGAAGAAGATTATAGCGGTAGGTTTAGCTACTGCAACAGTAGCGGGTATCTATGGATACAATCATTTCGCAGTAGAAAATGCGGTAAAACCAACCAAGATTGTTGTAGCCGCAAAGGATATACCTGCGCATACAGAGATTAAAGAAGACATGCTAGTGGAGCGAACATTACCTGGTGATGCGATTCCCCCAAATGTATTACGTGTAAATAAAAAAGATGTTGTAGGTAAGTGGACTAATGATGGGCAGCCAATCACAGAAAATAGCTATCTCTTTAAAAACAAAGTAGTAAAGAAAGAAGAGTTACCGGACTCTGCCATTTTAAATTTGAAAGATGGAGAAGTTGCTTTCCCGTTACTCGTTGATCTGGAAACAAGTTCAGGGAATAGTATTATTCCAAATACGTATGTGGACTTGTATTTCAAACAGGTTGTGAAAGAAGGAGACAATGAGAAAGTTGTATTCGGTGGCCTTTTCCAACGTGTACGTGTGACTGCTGCAAAAGATAGCAATACAGAAGATGCATTTGTGCTAGAAAAGAAAGAATCAAAAGAGGAACAAGAAGGGAAACAAAAGCCGAAGGTAACCCGCTTATATACATTGGCCGTTTCGCCAGAACAACTTCAATATCTAAACCGTGCAAAAACACTTGGAGATGTAATCCCTGTTGCAGTCGGGCAAAAGATTGAACAAACAGGGAAAGAGATACAACCAGCAGAAGGGTTCTCACAAATATCAGATCAGAAGAACATTTTAGATTATGTAGAGAAACATTCAACAAATCCTATTTCTAAAAATGTAAAAGAATATGTTGCACAGTATTTGAATGAATCCAAATAA
- a CDS encoding CpaF family protein, with the protein MWGYLQEKQVALKRNRVDLYHFGYMIRSKTARRLGTTTAQQIKDITDEIRAFLVKDHRNILSESFMNKEKRKAVEQIIKSFLLSNQVVVSDVPSEQLLNMVCDDIVGFGIIETLKEDKDVTDIYINGTKEIIYEKIGEGECTFPYRFETEEEVKALAYKMVNSTSESLNTAKPYVDCVFPYIRINIALDELGGLGTTITIRKNADHLRASEERMLSTNQATKVMLDFLAAAVKAKMNILVAGATGTGKSEFMKYLASHIPKGKKKERTLVVEDNPELYLHRIFPEHHFVPMQCRASEVEENAIDFDRLLTNALRQGPKRLIVGESRGKEALKMLNFFQTGHPGFTSVHARSAKEAVRRLMLMCLQSGANIDAKYLYELISQTFDVIVFLEKKDDGNRYITEVIELLDYQDDIQFNQLSQFIPIGEEYDEMNERVGKIHGDHITTATMSADMERKFRSSIVNPALYASFLSQQEVQYV; encoded by the coding sequence ATGTGGGGCTATTTACAGGAAAAACAAGTCGCCTTAAAGCGAAATCGAGTTGATTTATATCACTTTGGTTATATGATTCGTTCCAAAACGGCTCGAAGGTTAGGAACAACTACAGCTCAACAAATTAAAGATATAACGGATGAAATTCGTGCGTTTTTAGTAAAAGACCATCGTAATATCTTAAGCGAATCCTTTATGAATAAAGAGAAGAGGAAAGCTGTAGAACAAATCATTAAAAGCTTTTTACTAAGCAATCAAGTCGTTGTTTCAGATGTACCTTCTGAACAGTTACTAAATATGGTGTGTGACGATATTGTTGGATTTGGGATTATAGAGACTTTGAAAGAGGATAAGGACGTAACCGATATTTATATAAATGGTACAAAAGAGATAATTTACGAAAAAATTGGGGAGGGAGAATGTACATTTCCTTACCGATTCGAAACGGAAGAAGAAGTCAAAGCTTTAGCCTACAAGATGGTAAACAGTACTTCAGAATCCTTAAATACAGCTAAACCCTATGTAGACTGCGTATTTCCCTATATACGTATCAATATTGCATTAGATGAACTTGGGGGATTGGGTACAACAATAACAATTCGTAAAAATGCTGATCATCTTCGTGCTTCTGAAGAGCGTATGTTATCTACGAATCAAGCAACAAAAGTAATGCTAGATTTCTTAGCTGCAGCTGTGAAAGCAAAAATGAATATTCTAGTGGCGGGAGCAACAGGTACAGGGAAGTCAGAGTTTATGAAATATCTTGCTTCTCATATTCCGAAAGGGAAGAAAAAGGAACGTACTCTGGTAGTAGAAGATAACCCTGAACTCTATTTACATCGCATATTTCCAGAACATCATTTTGTTCCGATGCAGTGCAGGGCATCCGAAGTAGAAGAGAATGCAATTGATTTTGATAGATTGTTAACGAATGCGTTACGTCAAGGGCCAAAGCGATTAATTGTAGGGGAATCAAGGGGAAAAGAAGCATTAAAAATGCTGAACTTCTTCCAAACAGGACACCCTGGCTTTACTTCTGTCCATGCAAGAAGTGCGAAAGAGGCAGTAAGACGTTTAATGCTCATGTGCCTGCAAAGTGGTGCGAACATTGATGCTAAATATTTATATGAATTAATTTCACAGACATTTGATGTGATTGTCTTTTTAGAGAAGAAAGATGATGGAAATCGCTACATTACAGAGGTGATTGAATTATTGGATTATCAAGATGATATACAGTTCAATCAACTTTCTCAGTTTATACCTATAGGTGAGGAATATGATGAAATGAATGAGAGAGTAGGAAAGATTCATGGAGATCATATCACTACAGCGACAATGTCGGCTGATATGGAAAGGAAGTTCCGTTCTTCTATTGTAAATCCAGCTCTTTACGCATCATTCCTTTCACAACAGGAGGTGCAGTATGTATAG
- a CDS encoding WxL domain-containing protein: MLLTAACLFIGIKDNNVLADQAVNKQNGIPTLTASGKENEVKLEWAIDILDQDVLWKIDFNNPKDVNLMNGWGDFYGDGNQSLQSEVFYPNGTDTSGYKVFDTKLGGNRVLYPYTVRTDSIAVFKRLNVPNNAYISATFKAKSQGVGKISFYGDGSWETGRKFDYYNTTVLKDVPSGSKELEISNTSLFPEREPGTNIPRDRRHITSDINKDVYQDSPMIDKVIPYQDGSGKGKLILNSPIVTPMKQGDRLKTRKWAAPIQLPNNRTVTKNDLNKEINGWSTFSMNTQVANNPFYITEQRGVTFYMLAYSEGITYVDELKVGYASEAEVYRGNQQIYKGGLSDYVDKEARDQATPTAPEGFQVENRELKETKVTFDSAKDEGSTYHYKIRGVGRNGVSDFSKEVPATVTSAVKGYEYVVNDKPDISLDNVNGIQFTSQTSIQFPMDYSKPQYVHIRTVDKAGNKSATKHISSTQKGQVDMLTVPKSVQFSPIQLNGEKQNSFGTLGKLMIHDSRNQADGWRLIMTISPFTESNIAKQLPKGSLSLKNQVSVTKVKGLETGKPIVQIPNIPIDNGAAHTIIRSSKDVAIGEYQVDFGQNGLQLQLDPGTTYVGKNRQATYTSTVTWSLVSGP; encoded by the coding sequence ATGCTTTTAACCGCTGCATGCTTATTTATAGGTATAAAAGATAACAATGTATTAGCTGATCAAGCAGTAAATAAGCAGAATGGTATTCCAACACTCACTGCAAGTGGGAAAGAGAATGAGGTCAAATTAGAATGGGCAATTGATATCTTAGATCAAGATGTACTATGGAAAATTGATTTTAATAATCCTAAAGATGTCAATTTAATGAATGGTTGGGGAGATTTTTATGGAGATGGGAATCAAAGTCTACAATCTGAGGTCTTTTATCCAAATGGTACAGATACCAGCGGGTACAAAGTATTTGATACAAAATTAGGAGGGAATCGAGTCTTATATCCCTATACTGTTAGAACAGATTCTATCGCTGTTTTTAAGAGGTTAAACGTCCCTAATAATGCTTATATTTCCGCTACTTTTAAAGCAAAGTCACAAGGGGTGGGGAAAATTAGCTTTTATGGTGATGGAAGTTGGGAAACAGGGAGAAAGTTTGATTATTACAACACTACTGTTTTAAAAGATGTCCCATCCGGTTCGAAAGAATTAGAAATTAGTAACACTTCTTTGTTTCCAGAGAGGGAACCAGGTACCAACATACCAAGGGATAGAAGACATATAACGTCGGATATAAACAAAGATGTGTATCAAGATTCGCCCATGATAGATAAGGTAATACCTTACCAGGATGGATCTGGAAAAGGGAAGTTAATATTAAATAGTCCTATTGTTACTCCGATGAAACAAGGAGACCGCTTAAAAACGAGAAAATGGGCAGCACCTATACAATTACCGAATAATCGTACGGTCACAAAGAATGATTTGAACAAAGAAATAAATGGATGGTCTACATTTAGTATGAATACTCAAGTTGCAAATAATCCTTTTTATATCACCGAGCAACGAGGCGTAACTTTTTATATGCTTGCCTATTCAGAAGGAATTACATATGTAGACGAGTTAAAAGTGGGATATGCATCAGAAGCAGAAGTATACCGAGGGAATCAGCAAATATATAAGGGTGGACTCTCTGATTATGTAGATAAAGAGGCAAGGGATCAGGCAACACCAACCGCACCTGAAGGTTTTCAAGTTGAAAATAGAGAGCTAAAGGAAACAAAAGTCACATTTGATTCCGCGAAAGATGAAGGAAGTACCTATCATTATAAAATTCGTGGAGTTGGTAGGAATGGCGTTTCAGACTTTTCTAAGGAGGTCCCTGCAACTGTAACAAGCGCAGTAAAGGGCTATGAATATGTAGTAAATGATAAACCGGATATATCACTTGATAATGTAAATGGTATTCAGTTCACAAGTCAGACTAGCATTCAGTTTCCGATGGATTATTCGAAACCACAATATGTACATATCCGAACGGTAGATAAAGCTGGGAATAAAAGTGCGACAAAGCATATTTCTAGCACACAAAAAGGACAGGTGGACATGCTCACTGTACCAAAAAGTGTTCAGTTCAGCCCGATTCAATTAAATGGAGAAAAACAAAATTCATTTGGCACATTAGGGAAACTCATGATACATGATAGTCGAAATCAAGCGGATGGATGGAGATTAATTATGACTATTTCGCCATTTACAGAGTCGAACATAGCAAAACAATTGCCAAAGGGTTCTCTATCCTTAAAAAATCAAGTGAGTGTAACAAAAGTAAAAGGCCTAGAGACAGGGAAGCCTATTGTACAGATTCCTAATATACCTATTGATAATGGGGCAGCACACACTATTATCCGTTCTTCGAAAGATGTAGCAATTGGAGAATATCAAGTCGATTTTGGGCAAAATGGATTACAACTGCAGTTAGATCCAGGGACAACTTACGTTGGGAAGAATAGGCAAGCCACTTATACTTCTACAGTCACTTGGTCTTTAGTGAGTGGACCGTAA